The following are from one region of the Rhizobium sullae genome:
- a CDS encoding antibiotic biosynthesis monooxygenase family protein: MNGAFYRVDKFVVPEAAREEFLINVLKTHEVLQAQEGFIRHTVLEQVSGPGEFNFVTIAEWESAEVLERVKAAVQAAHRARNFDPQAFFARLGIRADIANYKPVAA, from the coding sequence ATGAACGGCGCTTTTTATCGCGTGGACAAGTTTGTGGTGCCGGAGGCGGCACGCGAGGAGTTTCTGATCAATGTGCTGAAGACGCACGAGGTGCTGCAGGCCCAGGAAGGCTTCATTCGGCACACCGTTTTGGAGCAGGTTTCGGGACCGGGCGAATTCAATTTCGTGACGATCGCCGAGTGGGAAAGCGCTGAGGTCCTCGAGCGGGTGAAGGCCGCTGTCCAAGCGGCGCACCGGGCACGGAACTTCGATCCGCAGGCGTTTTTCGCACGGCTCGGCATTCGCGCCGACATCGCCAATTACAAGCCAGTTGCGGCGTAG
- a CDS encoding membrane protein, translating into MTFYRTTRLMLSGAAFLSLAGSAVALDGQDILKKLNAAYSTQGGTITADGVDVNDTTVTLKNASFKPTGSDALNIGDITMTGVEEDEDGGYYIEEAAFPDINVTKDGTTVSASELTLGGISIPADANGDRLDSILLYETAHAGPIKVVNGGKEVFSLGETEMNLTLREDESGFDFDGAFKSMKADLSDTPDPQAKEAIEKLALQHLNGDITMKGAWDLGPGAIDISEFALDVTNVGRLNLAFKISGYTLPFVKSLQEATKASETNPNKEEAQQALGLAMLGLMQQLSFNGAEIRFDDASITKRALEYAGSKQNISAQQMADALKAMAPIALTQLNIPELQNAISAAVNTYLDDPNSFTVSAAPPQPVPFPTIMGAAMGAPNTLPNVLGVKVTANQ; encoded by the coding sequence ATGACTTTTTACCGGACAACCCGGCTGATGCTGTCTGGCGCCGCATTTCTGTCGCTCGCCGGCTCCGCAGTCGCCCTCGACGGGCAGGATATTCTGAAGAAGTTGAATGCCGCCTATAGTACCCAAGGCGGAACGATCACTGCCGATGGTGTCGACGTCAACGACACGACGGTGACGCTGAAGAACGCGAGCTTCAAGCCGACTGGCAGCGACGCCCTCAACATCGGCGACATAACGATGACCGGCGTCGAGGAAGACGAAGACGGCGGCTACTACATCGAGGAAGCAGCCTTCCCCGACATCAACGTGACCAAGGATGGCACGACGGTCAGCGCCTCCGAACTGACACTCGGCGGCATCTCGATCCCGGCAGACGCCAACGGTGACCGCCTCGATTCGATCCTGCTTTATGAAACCGCTCATGCCGGTCCGATAAAAGTGGTCAACGGCGGCAAGGAAGTCTTCTCACTCGGCGAGACGGAGATGAACCTGACGCTGCGCGAGGACGAATCCGGCTTCGACTTCGACGGCGCGTTCAAGAGCATGAAGGCAGACCTCAGCGATACTCCGGACCCGCAGGCGAAGGAAGCGATCGAGAAACTCGCCCTGCAGCACCTCAACGGCGACATCACCATGAAAGGCGCGTGGGACCTCGGCCCCGGTGCAATCGATATCTCCGAATTCGCCCTCGACGTCACGAATGTCGGCCGCCTGAACCTTGCCTTCAAGATTTCGGGATACACCCTGCCCTTCGTGAAGTCGCTGCAGGAGGCAACCAAGGCTTCCGAAACCAATCCGAACAAGGAAGAAGCGCAGCAGGCGCTCGGCCTCGCCATGCTCGGCCTCATGCAGCAGCTTTCGTTCAACGGTGCCGAAATCCGCTTCGATGACGCGTCGATCACGAAGCGGGCGTTGGAATATGCAGGCTCTAAGCAGAACATCTCGGCACAGCAGATGGCAGACGCGCTGAAGGCGATGGCGCCGATCGCGCTGACGCAGCTCAACATCCCGGAACTGCAGAACGCGATTTCGGCAGCGGTCAACACCTATCTCGACGACCCGAATAGCTTCACCGTCAGCGCCGCGCCGCCTCAGCCGGTCCCCTTCCCGACCATCATGGGCGCTGCCATGGGCGCACCGAACACTTTGCCGAACGTGCTTGGTGTGAAGGTAACGGCGAACCAGTAA
- a CDS encoding acyltransferase family protein, with amino-acid sequence MDRERHIASLDGLRGIAAAGVIVAHVNLMFPSALSMPIRDIGSNAVGLFFALSGFLMAYIYGNRPLSPKSCADFLVTRFARIYPVYIAAVLAIALLSLFQDLNYFQPINGIGQVLRHMALMGSSGVFWSVPPEIQFYLLFPLIWLFLSNPIRYRNIAIAIATFLAVDGLLGFPGSGIMLPSKLPFFLFGVVAGRMHRRIDRQEPNIIIGMLALLLPLFLLVRQGVAPQTASSLWDMATAFAAALSVFLVALEHPISVVAFGAAPLRFAGRISFSLYLFHAPALFLVEKALGGTTPSDLVIAVGLATAFGLACVSYYVIEVPARRFLVSRWKRHREDAKWLGKLDAAQAPAIFSSRRTRM; translated from the coding sequence ATGGACAGGGAACGCCACATCGCTAGCCTTGACGGTCTGCGTGGCATTGCTGCCGCAGGCGTGATTGTCGCGCACGTCAATCTGATGTTTCCCTCCGCTCTCTCCATGCCTATCCGCGATATCGGCAGCAATGCAGTAGGCCTATTTTTTGCACTAAGTGGCTTCCTGATGGCGTACATCTACGGCAATCGGCCGCTCAGTCCGAAAAGCTGTGCCGACTTTCTCGTAACTCGCTTCGCGCGCATCTATCCTGTTTATATTGCTGCAGTGCTGGCCATTGCGCTCCTGTCGCTCTTTCAGGACCTGAATTATTTCCAGCCGATCAACGGTATAGGTCAGGTCCTCCGCCATATGGCACTAATGGGCTCCAGCGGGGTTTTCTGGTCTGTCCCGCCCGAGATTCAATTTTATCTGCTCTTCCCATTAATATGGCTCTTTCTATCGAATCCCATTCGCTACCGGAATATCGCGATTGCCATCGCCACCTTCCTGGCGGTCGACGGACTACTCGGATTTCCCGGTAGCGGCATCATGCTGCCATCCAAGCTGCCGTTCTTTTTATTCGGCGTTGTCGCAGGTCGAATGCACCGGCGCATCGACAGACAAGAGCCAAACATCATCATTGGAATGCTTGCGCTGCTGTTACCGCTGTTCCTACTGGTTCGTCAGGGCGTCGCACCGCAAACCGCGAGCTCACTCTGGGATATGGCGACGGCTTTTGCGGCTGCGCTATCGGTCTTTCTGGTGGCACTTGAGCATCCGATCTCCGTAGTAGCCTTCGGCGCAGCTCCGTTACGCTTCGCCGGCAGAATCAGCTTCTCGCTCTATCTCTTCCACGCGCCTGCGCTCTTTCTCGTCGAGAAGGCGCTCGGCGGTACCACACCGTCGGATCTCGTTATCGCCGTCGGACTAGCCACTGCCTTCGGGCTTGCTTGCGTGAGTTACTATGTGATCGAGGTACCGGCACGCCGCTTTCTCGTATCACGATGGAAACGGCATCGGGAAGACGCGAAATGGCTAGGGAAGCTCGATGCGGCTCAGGCGCCGGCCATTTTCTCCTCGCGGC